In Treponema sp. J25, one DNA window encodes the following:
- a CDS encoding RNA pseudouridine synthase codes for MKDLPDYTLIYEDTEIVVVSKKSGIPVIAERWEKDKIHLGKKLAQDLALEKLYVVHRLDRDTSGLVLFAKTPEAHRQYTMLFEQREIEKQYLAIACGKPTWQSYTCELPLLPAGDKQHRTIIDKARGKASRTDFTLLAYAGTYSLILARPHTGRTHQIRVHLAALGLPLVGDALYGQGEGLRLSALKPGWKGDPHNEQPLIDRLALHAWKLAIPEKGLSWSAPLHKDFSAAARQIEKLGRTFEPLSF; via the coding sequence ATGAAGGACCTCCCGGATTACACCCTTATATACGAAGATACGGAGATTGTGGTGGTCTCCAAAAAAAGCGGTATCCCCGTTATTGCCGAACGATGGGAAAAGGACAAGATTCACCTGGGGAAAAAACTTGCCCAGGATTTAGCATTAGAAAAACTCTACGTGGTGCATCGGCTTGATCGAGACACTTCAGGGCTTGTGTTGTTCGCCAAAACCCCGGAGGCCCATCGGCAGTATACGATGCTTTTTGAGCAGCGGGAGATAGAAAAGCAGTACCTTGCCATAGCCTGCGGGAAACCCACCTGGCAAAGCTATACCTGTGAACTTCCCCTGCTCCCTGCCGGCGATAAACAACATCGAACGATTATTGATAAGGCCCGCGGGAAAGCATCCCGCACCGATTTTACCCTCCTTGCCTACGCGGGCACCTATAGCCTTATCCTTGCTCGCCCCCATACCGGCCGGACCCATCAGATCCGGGTTCACCTTGCCGCCCTGGGACTTCCCCTGGTAGGAGATGCCCTGTACGGACAGGGAGAAGGGCTGCGGCTTTCTGCGCTTAAACCTGGCTGGAAAGGGGATCCCCACAACGAACAGCCCCTTATTGACCGCCTGGCCCTCCACGCCTGGAAGCTCGCCATTCCCGAGAAAGGCCTTTCGTGGTCCGCCCCCCTCCACAAAGATTTCTCCGCCGCAGCCCGACAGATAGAAAAACTGGGAAGAACCTTCGAACCCCTGTCTTTTTAA
- a CDS encoding AbrB/MazE/SpoVT family DNA-binding domain-containing protein has product MQTVVQKWGNSLGIRIPALYVKEFNLEKGSFVEITEEDGKIIIHPPKKTLTDLLSKVTDENKHSAIETGSSVGNEEW; this is encoded by the coding sequence ATGCAGACGGTAGTACAAAAGTGGGGAAACAGTCTCGGAATACGTATCCCTGCTCTTTATGTGAAAGAATTTAACTTGGAAAAAGGGAGTTTTGTTGAAATTACCGAAGAAGATGGTAAAATTATAATACATCCACCTAAAAAAACACTAACAGATTTGCTTTCAAAAGTTACCGATGAAAACAAGCATTCAGCAATTGAGACTGGGTCTTCTGTAGGAAATGAAGAATGGTAA
- the pyrE gene encoding orotate phosphoribosyltransferase translates to MNRTIELLKESAALLEGHFLLSSGRHSDRYFQCARLLQYPDRAAEALSEVANRLKNDMASGEIQIDAICGPAMGGIIVAYELGRQLGLPAFFTERDDTGAMSLRRGFEVTPGQRILMAEDVVTTGKSSGEAARVLENLGARIVGLACIVDRRAAGETIPWAFYPACQVQVANWDATDCALCKQGVPLVKPGSRKVF, encoded by the coding sequence ATGAATCGAACCATTGAACTCTTAAAAGAATCGGCGGCCCTTCTGGAAGGGCACTTTCTGCTTTCTTCCGGGCGCCATTCGGACCGCTATTTCCAGTGCGCCCGGCTGTTACAGTATCCCGATCGGGCCGCAGAGGCCCTTTCTGAAGTGGCAAACCGACTAAAAAACGATATGGCCTCTGGAGAAATCCAGATTGATGCGATCTGCGGTCCTGCCATGGGGGGCATTATCGTGGCCTATGAGCTTGGTCGCCAGCTGGGACTTCCCGCCTTTTTTACCGAGCGGGATGACACTGGCGCCATGAGTCTCCGGCGGGGCTTTGAGGTAACCCCCGGGCAGAGGATTCTTATGGCCGAAGATGTGGTAACCACCGGCAAATCCTCTGGCGAGGCCGCCCGGGTATTGGAAAACCTTGGGGCCCGCATTGTGGGGCTTGCCTGTATCGTGGATCGCCGGGCGGCAGGAGAAACCATCCCCTGGGCCTTTTATCCCGCCTGCCAGGTCCAGGTGGCCAACTGGGATGCCACGGACTGCGCCCTCTGTAAACAGGGGGTTCCCCTCGTAAAACCGGGGTCCCGAAAGGTCTTCTAA
- a CDS encoding aspartate carbamoyltransferase regulatory subunit — translation MLNIAKIKNGIVIDHIKAGQGLRIFNWLGLGKAPYTVAFVVNAESKRMGRKDIIKIDNEIKIDFAVLGLIDPNITVNIIENEKVTEKIRLRLPERVENVLICRNPRCITATETYAPHIFHLVDEKTGTYRCEYCDDLRTTEDFR, via the coding sequence ATGCTGAACATTGCCAAAATTAAGAATGGAATCGTGATAGACCACATTAAAGCGGGGCAGGGGCTAAGGATTTTTAACTGGCTTGGCCTCGGCAAGGCCCCCTACACGGTAGCCTTCGTGGTAAACGCCGAATCCAAACGGATGGGCCGCAAGGACATCATCAAAATTGATAACGAAATTAAAATTGACTTTGCCGTCCTCGGACTCATCGATCCTAACATTACGGTGAATATTATCGAAAACGAAAAAGTAACCGAAAAGATCCGGCTGCGCCTTCCCGAACGGGTAGAAAACGTGCTTATCTGCCGAAATCCCCGGTGCATCACCGCCACCGAAACCTATGCGCCCCATATTTTTCATCTGGTCGATGAAAAAACAGGCACTTATCGCTGCGAATACTGCGATGATCTGAGAACCACCGAGGATTTCCGATAA
- a CDS encoding DUF2335 domain-containing protein — translation MSNKRNVPFAQQQQHIVQQQSIYSGPLPPSSELAHYNDIIPGAAEQILRMAEEEGNHRRKMEERLVDEQIRASKTGQRFAFILGIGSLTVVTVSITLNQPLASIVPAIIAIISLGVSLFLRSSIIFSRSLAQVE, via the coding sequence ATGAGTAATAAAAGAAATGTACCTTTTGCTCAACAACAACAGCATATTGTCCAACAACAGTCGATCTATTCAGGGCCCCTTCCTCCTTCTTCTGAATTAGCCCATTATAATGACATTATACCAGGGGCAGCGGAACAGATATTGAGAATGGCTGAAGAAGAAGGGAATCATAGAAGAAAAATGGAAGAGAGACTGGTGGATGAACAGATAAGGGCAAGTAAAACAGGGCAAAGATTTGCCTTTATATTGGGTATCGGAAGTTTAACAGTGGTAACTGTTAGCATTACCTTAAACCAACCATTGGCTTCTATTGTCCCAGCTATTATAGCAATAATAAGTCTTGGGGTTTCTTTATTTTTAAGAAGTAGTATCATCTTTTCTCGTTCCCTGGCACAAGTTGAGTGA
- a CDS encoding MFS transporter, with protein MSSSSCTRLTPQQLNRAMMYSTITGCLATIWGIVCSPQPIFNVFFRNWLGASSSELGTLVAILQLTGIFQVLAIFIYGYSKRKKPFFITAHLIHRFLTLSIALSAFMATDPANRPWGIRLIMVSLPISWFFMNISSAGWWSWVADLFPENIRGAFFLRRSAIINITNIVWFFLASMVLDLVPENWVFIVYGGIFAIGAISGVVDLLLNIPIPEPLNPETPHFTPQQALEPFKNGDFLRFSFAAGLAIFSINLIGPFQAPFVVDPQGAHAPNTWLGVMYVISQLMWVVTAPFWGTVMDKWGRKPVVVLGCLHVLSWIGYFFLTPRTYFFLLPLISLLAGLLAPAFWEGVNQMMLSLAPTQNRLSYVAWYMMIVGFISAGGSLVGGYLIDLLAPFHFFFMGLHFQSFHVVQLLSIVMVVFSAFIISRVRGSYDQGLDFVMGRLVNPGIIKTYSYIETLSGTEDPSRTEEALRSIEAATGELALQEIIARLEDPYPEIREEAARALGRLRSPWAVPHLIQKLHDPSPYMRIIAARALGKIRDPQAVPALTEALEKSHSEEMKEACLQALGDIGTEEARKLITAYCQREDIPEALRATAIEAASRLGNYEALEYIFHRLIEESNPGLRTQYAMALSNLLGPNGKFYAYISGSSSAVARRVAQLFKRLDLQSHKKSLLYSGVSAKEKKKEIKQQYRAKIQTIQQQLENEQSLEALKGMLDISRYYVRQFIGSSRTEEEAYQLAQRVDPGLATFLYLIMATEGILNSGKSLSRESATLISLLLAYFIDNS; from the coding sequence ATGAGTTCTTCTTCCTGTACCAGATTAACCCCGCAACAACTGAATCGGGCAATGATGTATAGCACCATCACGGGCTGTCTTGCCACTATCTGGGGTATCGTCTGCTCGCCCCAACCTATTTTCAACGTATTTTTCCGAAATTGGCTCGGCGCAAGTTCCTCCGAATTAGGAACCCTCGTGGCCATTCTCCAACTTACGGGAATTTTCCAGGTCCTGGCAATTTTTATTTACGGCTACAGTAAACGAAAAAAACCTTTCTTTATTACCGCCCATCTCATCCATCGTTTTTTAACCCTGAGTATTGCCTTAAGTGCCTTCATGGCTACAGATCCCGCCAACCGGCCCTGGGGAATTCGGCTTATCATGGTGAGTTTGCCCATTTCCTGGTTTTTCATGAACATAAGTTCTGCCGGCTGGTGGAGCTGGGTGGCCGATCTCTTTCCCGAGAACATCCGGGGGGCCTTTTTCCTCCGTCGTTCCGCCATCATCAACATTACGAACATTGTATGGTTTTTCCTTGCCAGCATGGTGCTCGACCTGGTTCCAGAAAACTGGGTGTTCATCGTGTATGGGGGGATTTTTGCCATTGGGGCTATTTCGGGAGTGGTGGATCTCCTTTTGAATATTCCTATTCCGGAACCCCTTAATCCGGAGACCCCTCATTTTACTCCCCAGCAGGCTCTTGAACCCTTTAAGAACGGAGACTTTCTCCGTTTTTCTTTTGCCGCGGGCCTTGCCATCTTCTCTATCAACTTGATAGGGCCTTTTCAGGCTCCCTTCGTGGTGGATCCCCAGGGGGCCCACGCGCCTAACACCTGGCTCGGGGTGATGTATGTGATTTCCCAGCTTATGTGGGTGGTTACGGCCCCCTTCTGGGGAACCGTCATGGATAAGTGGGGGAGAAAACCCGTGGTGGTCCTGGGCTGTCTCCATGTGCTGAGCTGGATAGGGTACTTTTTCCTTACTCCCCGGACCTATTTTTTCTTGCTTCCCCTCATATCTCTTCTGGCGGGACTCCTGGCCCCGGCCTTCTGGGAAGGGGTTAACCAGATGATGCTTTCCCTGGCCCCAACGCAGAATCGGCTCTCCTACGTAGCCTGGTACATGATGATCGTGGGCTTCATTTCTGCGGGGGGCTCCTTAGTCGGGGGGTACCTCATCGATTTACTTGCCCCCTTTCACTTTTTCTTCATGGGGCTCCATTTTCAATCCTTTCATGTGGTGCAACTCCTTTCCATTGTGATGGTGGTGTTTTCTGCCTTTATTATTAGTCGGGTACGGGGTTCGTACGACCAGGGGCTTGATTTTGTCATGGGGCGGCTCGTTAATCCCGGTATCATAAAAACCTATTCATATATAGAAACCTTAAGTGGAACCGAAGATCCCTCCCGAACCGAAGAGGCCCTTCGTTCTATCGAAGCAGCCACCGGGGAGCTAGCCCTTCAGGAAATCATTGCCCGTCTGGAAGACCCCTATCCGGAAATTCGAGAAGAAGCGGCCCGAGCCCTGGGGCGACTGCGCTCCCCCTGGGCGGTCCCCCATCTTATTCAAAAACTCCACGATCCCAGCCCCTATATGCGGATCATCGCAGCCCGGGCGCTTGGCAAAATCCGAGATCCCCAGGCGGTGCCTGCCCTTACCGAGGCCTTAGAAAAAAGCCATTCCGAAGAAATGAAAGAGGCCTGCCTCCAGGCCCTGGGAGACATCGGCACCGAAGAGGCCCGAAAACTGATCACCGCCTATTGCCAACGGGAGGACATTCCCGAAGCCCTGCGGGCAACCGCTATAGAAGCCGCCAGCCGGCTGGGAAATTACGAGGCCCTGGAGTATATTTTTCATCGTCTTATAGAGGAATCTAACCCCGGCCTTCGCACCCAATATGCCATGGCCCTCAGTAACCTCCTGGGCCCCAATGGCAAATTTTATGCCTACATCAGCGGTTCTTCCTCTGCGGTGGCCCGCCGGGTTGCCCAGCTCTTTAAGCGCCTAGACCTCCAGAGCCACAAGAAAAGTCTCCTGTATTCGGGGGTTTCTGCAAAAGAAAAGAAAAAAGAGATAAAACAACAGTATCGAGCAAAAATACAGACAATTCAGCAACAGCTTGAAAACGAGCAAAGCCTGGAAGCCCTGAAAGGGATGCTGGATATATCCCGGTACTATGTTCGCCAGTTTATAGGATCGTCCCGCACAGAGGAAGAGGCCTATCAGCTTGCCCAGCGGGTGGATCCAGGCCTGGCCACGTTTCTGTATCTTATCATGGCCACCGAAGGAATTTTGAATTCTGGCAAGAGCCTGTCCCGGGAAAGCGCCACCCTTATCTCTCTCTTGCTCGCCTATTTTATCGACAACTCGTAG
- the pyrF gene encoding orotidine-5'-phosphate decarboxylase, with protein sequence MHTHNMDRLYERVASHGPVCVGLDTALDYIPPVLRETAGTVGEALFRFNQAIIEGTRDYAACYKVQIAYYEALGLEGLTAYARTLSYLRQEGLLTIADIKRGDIADTALQYARAHFEGDFEADFVTLSPYMGLDTLEPWLTYGTQKGKGAFVLMRTSNKGMRDFEYQRLEDGRRLYTLVGDRLGEFLKDTQGSSGYAAFGVVVGCTEPEEAETIRLRYPQLFFLIPGYGAQGGAAEDAARLLQRGNGGVVNASRSILKAWLHHESAGQPAETVRELVCQAAGQAAKEMRDAIREASMKKELK encoded by the coding sequence ATGCACACCCATAACATGGACCGCTTATATGAACGGGTTGCCTCCCATGGTCCTGTCTGTGTAGGCCTTGATACCGCCCTGGACTACATTCCCCCGGTATTGCGAGAAACAGCAGGCACGGTCGGCGAGGCGCTCTTTCGATTCAACCAGGCCATCATTGAAGGTACCCGGGATTATGCGGCCTGCTACAAGGTCCAGATTGCCTATTACGAGGCCCTGGGCCTTGAAGGCCTTACGGCCTATGCCCGAACCCTCTCCTATCTGCGACAGGAAGGGCTTCTTACCATCGCCGATATCAAACGGGGCGATATCGCCGACACGGCGCTCCAATATGCCCGGGCTCATTTTGAAGGGGACTTCGAAGCCGATTTTGTCACCCTTTCGCCCTATATGGGGCTCGATACTCTGGAACCCTGGCTTACCTACGGCACACAAAAAGGGAAAGGGGCCTTTGTTCTGATGCGGACCAGTAACAAGGGAATGCGGGATTTTGAATATCAGCGGCTCGAAGATGGAAGGCGGCTCTATACCCTGGTGGGAGATCGGCTCGGAGAATTTCTAAAAGATACACAGGGGAGTTCTGGATATGCCGCTTTTGGGGTTGTGGTGGGCTGTACTGAACCAGAGGAAGCAGAGACCATTCGGCTCCGCTACCCGCAGTTGTTCTTTCTTATTCCCGGCTATGGTGCCCAGGGGGGGGCAGCGGAGGACGCCGCGCGGCTGTTACAGAGGGGAAACGGCGGGGTGGTCAACGCATCCCGGTCCATTCTAAAAGCCTGGCTACACCATGAATCTGCCGGCCAGCCCGCCGAAACAGTACGAGAGCTGGTATGCCAGGCGGCAGGACAGGCCGCTAAGGAGATGCGGGATGCCATCAGAGAAGCAAGCATGAAAAAGGAACTGAAATGA
- the mazF gene encoding endoribonuclease MazF, producing MVKKYVPDQGDIVWLDFNSQQGHEQKGRRPALVLSFKEYNEKIGLAIFCPITSKIKGYPFEVEVVGEKIKGCVLSDQIKSLDWTVRNIEYIEKIKNEKLEEVINTVLLIIKR from the coding sequence ATGGTAAAAAAATATGTTCCTGACCAGGGAGATATTGTTTGGCTTGATTTTAATTCTCAGCAAGGACATGAACAGAAAGGTCGTAGACCCGCACTTGTTCTTTCATTTAAAGAATATAATGAAAAGATTGGATTAGCAATCTTTTGCCCTATTACTAGTAAAATAAAAGGATATCCTTTTGAAGTTGAAGTTGTGGGAGAGAAAATAAAGGGATGTGTACTGAGCGATCAAATAAAAAGTCTTGATTGGACAGTAAGAAATATTGAATATATCGAAAAAATTAAAAACGAAAAACTTGAAGAAGTAATAAATACAGTGCTCTTAATAATAAAAAGATAA
- a CDS encoding dihydroorotase: MNILISGVRLVDAHQDFQGSVLIEGGRIQALFPQSEGVPKPEGQCSSLGRGEGVTAAESPRPTIHIDGHALGSDVVCMPAFVDLHAHFRDPGFPLKETLESGSLAAAAGGYGTVVCMANTQPVIDSVELARHLQGRANALGLIDLFPVLSLTQGMDGRSVAHLAELDPAVVRLLSEDGKDLADEGVLQAALQEARRRGIRVSHHCDFGGKEAEQLKAQGASREIYSRIEENHGTERVLRLAQETGCAIHIAHVSTREALKLVQEYRGRRSPGQVTCEVTPHHLALTEERARELGTESYGRVNPPLRTEVDREALIAGIQEGLVDAIATDHAPHTAEDKARGAPGFIGLETAFPVCYTVLVKQGSLHLSTLSALMSYNPARILGLPDRGLLQPGLQADLVLIDLGKKETIGERPFVSRSRNSPFAGFSLEGSILLTIHRGKIVYQRGS, from the coding sequence ATGAACATACTGATTAGCGGCGTTCGGCTCGTAGATGCCCACCAGGATTTCCAGGGAAGCGTTCTTATCGAAGGAGGGCGCATACAAGCCCTCTTTCCTCAAAGTGAGGGGGTTCCAAAACCTGAAGGTCAGTGTTCTTCCCTTGGCCGGGGGGAAGGTGTCACGGCCGCCGAATCTCCTCGGCCCACCATTCACATCGATGGTCATGCTTTAGGAAGCGACGTGGTCTGTATGCCCGCCTTTGTGGACCTCCACGCCCATTTTCGGGATCCGGGCTTTCCTCTTAAAGAAACCCTGGAAAGCGGCTCCCTTGCCGCCGCCGCCGGCGGATACGGCACCGTAGTCTGCATGGCCAACACCCAACCGGTGATCGACTCGGTGGAACTCGCCCGGCATCTCCAGGGACGGGCGAACGCCCTGGGGCTTATCGACCTCTTCCCAGTTCTTTCCCTTACCCAGGGGATGGACGGCCGTTCGGTAGCCCATCTTGCGGAGCTGGACCCGGCGGTAGTCCGACTCCTTTCGGAGGATGGCAAGGATCTGGCCGACGAAGGGGTGTTGCAAGCGGCCCTTCAGGAGGCCCGCCGTAGGGGCATTCGCGTTTCGCACCACTGCGACTTTGGGGGCAAAGAAGCAGAACAGCTTAAAGCGCAGGGGGCTTCTCGAGAAATCTACAGTCGCATAGAAGAAAACCACGGCACCGAGCGGGTCCTTCGCCTTGCCCAGGAAACGGGGTGCGCCATCCATATCGCCCATGTTTCTACCCGGGAAGCCCTGAAGCTGGTCCAGGAATACCGAGGGCGGCGTTCTCCCGGTCAGGTTACCTGCGAGGTTACCCCTCATCATCTCGCCCTCACGGAAGAGCGGGCCCGTGAGTTGGGGACAGAAAGCTACGGTCGGGTAAATCCACCCCTTCGCACCGAAGTAGACCGAGAAGCCCTTATAGCCGGCATCCAAGAAGGGCTGGTTGATGCCATTGCCACCGACCATGCTCCCCACACAGCTGAGGACAAAGCCAGGGGAGCCCCCGGTTTCATTGGCCTTGAAACCGCCTTCCCGGTGTGTTACACCGTCCTGGTCAAACAGGGATCCCTCCATTTATCTACCCTCTCTGCCCTCATGAGCTATAATCCAGCCCGTATCCTGGGCTTACCTGACCGGGGGCTTTTACAGCCAGGGCTTCAGGCAGACCTGGTACTGATAGATCTGGGCAAAAAGGAAACCATTGGGGAGCGACCCTTTGTAAGCCGGAGCAGGAATAGCCCCTTTGCGGGGTTTTCCCTGGAAGGATCGATACTCCTTACTATTCACCGGGGAAAAATCGTGTACCAGCGGGGTTCCTGA
- the pyrB gene encoding aspartate carbamoyltransferase: MIQGKHLIEPENLSLEDLEDLFQIAERIEKDPVYLRSSCKGKILATLFFEPSTRTRLSFEAAMLRLGGSCLGFAEPGSSSVAKGESLADTIRTVACYADCIVMRNPKEGAALLASRYSEVPIINAGDGGHHHPTQTLTDLHTIRQLRGTTAGLTIGFCGDLKFGRTVHSLAKGLARYPSNRMIFISPPELRIPDYIKQGVLEKQGIPYLETDRLEKVMGDLDVLYMTRVQRERFFNEEDYIRLKDSYILTREKLKSARPDLLILHPLPRVNEIAVEVDQDPRAVYFKQVKYGMYIRMALLASLMGTVS, translated from the coding sequence ATGATACAGGGCAAGCATCTTATAGAACCGGAAAATCTTAGTTTAGAAGATTTGGAAGATCTGTTTCAGATCGCAGAACGGATTGAAAAAGACCCTGTGTATTTACGTTCATCCTGCAAAGGGAAAATTCTCGCCACCCTTTTCTTTGAACCAAGCACCAGAACCCGCCTGAGTTTTGAAGCGGCCATGCTTCGCCTGGGAGGCTCCTGTCTTGGTTTTGCTGAACCAGGGTCCAGTTCTGTGGCAAAGGGAGAAAGCCTGGCCGACACCATTCGCACCGTGGCCTGTTATGCGGACTGCATCGTGATGCGAAACCCCAAGGAGGGGGCGGCCCTTCTGGCAAGTCGTTATTCAGAAGTGCCTATCATCAACGCTGGAGATGGAGGTCACCATCACCCAACACAAACACTTACCGATTTACATACCATCCGGCAATTGCGGGGCACCACCGCAGGTCTTACCATTGGGTTCTGTGGGGATCTCAAGTTTGGGCGCACGGTCCATTCCCTTGCCAAAGGGCTCGCGCGCTACCCCTCAAATCGAATGATTTTCATAAGCCCTCCGGAGTTACGTATCCCCGACTACATAAAACAGGGGGTCCTCGAAAAACAAGGGATTCCTTACCTTGAAACGGACCGATTGGAAAAAGTGATGGGAGATTTGGACGTGCTTTACATGACCCGGGTCCAGCGGGAACGGTTCTTCAACGAAGAAGATTATATTCGCCTGAAAGACAGTTACATCCTGACCAGGGAAAAACTCAAGAGCGCCCGACCGGATCTTCTCATTCTACATCCCCTGCCACGGGTTAATGAGATCGCCGTAGAGGTAGATCAGGATCCGCGGGCGGTATACTTTAAGCAGGTAAAGTACGGCATGTACATTCGCATGGCCCTGCTGGCTTCCCTTATGGGAACCGTCTCATAA
- a CDS encoding dihydroorotate dehydrogenase electron transfer subunit has product MPPTRMLQFWQREQLQTKDTYPMCSSHPRMTYTKSQVVDNRVLAEQIHELIVFWKGPEPQAGQFFMLKAERSGVLLGRPISLFWWEPQAFAETALFQGKLSFLIAARGRGSRELCELQKGDTIELIGPLGTAWPEPEGSPSSAQAAKAAASPPRIALVGGGVGLAPLICLARTLPPRSYDLYAGFRSEVYGLEGIDPQKLVIATEDGSHGERGRIPAFFNPAPYHRVYTCGPEPMLELVSRACQQAGVPCYVSMERRMACGVGACLGCTIPTRSGNKRCCVEGPIFDSRELFYE; this is encoded by the coding sequence ATGCCTCCTACCAGGATGCTCCAGTTCTGGCAGCGGGAACAATTGCAGACAAAGGATACATACCCCATGTGTAGCAGCCATCCTCGAATGACCTATACCAAAAGCCAGGTAGTGGACAACCGAGTCCTGGCAGAGCAGATCCATGAACTCATCGTGTTCTGGAAAGGTCCCGAGCCCCAGGCAGGGCAGTTTTTCATGCTTAAAGCAGAGCGAAGCGGGGTACTGCTGGGGCGGCCCATCAGCCTCTTCTGGTGGGAACCTCAGGCCTTCGCAGAAACCGCTCTTTTTCAGGGGAAACTCTCTTTTCTTATAGCCGCCCGGGGAAGGGGAAGCCGGGAACTCTGTGAGTTGCAAAAAGGTGATACCATCGAGCTTATTGGGCCCCTGGGAACGGCCTGGCCTGAGCCAGAAGGGAGCCCTTCTTCCGCACAAGCGGCAAAAGCGGCGGCCTCACCGCCCCGGATAGCCCTCGTGGGAGGAGGAGTAGGCCTCGCGCCCCTTATTTGTTTAGCCCGAACTCTGCCCCCCAGGAGCTATGACCTGTACGCCGGTTTCCGTTCCGAGGTGTACGGCCTTGAAGGTATCGATCCCCAGAAGCTGGTGATTGCCACCGAAGATGGGAGTCATGGCGAACGGGGGCGGATTCCCGCCTTTTTCAACCCTGCACCATACCATAGAGTATACACCTGTGGCCCCGAGCCCATGCTCGAACTGGTAAGCCGTGCCTGCCAGCAGGCGGGGGTTCCCTGTTACGTGAGCATGGAGCGCCGCATGGCCTGTGGAGTAGGGGCCTGTCTTGGCTGTACGATCCCTACCCGTTCAGGTAACAAGCGGTGCTGTGTGGAGGGCCCTATCTTTGATAGCCGGGAGCTTTTCTATGAATAA
- a CDS encoding dihydroorotate dehydrogenase — MNKHDIPSPGGNHSSPVPDLSVDIAGVRLKNPVIAASGTFGYGREYQDLIDVAELGAICTKGLTLHPRPGNRGIRLQETAAGLINSIGLENPGIPAFIEKELPQLRRLGPAVIANLSGSSIEEYVEGARLLSASDIDMIELNISCPNVKAGGMAFGLCPPDAAAVTAAVRQVCTKPLMVKLSPNAPDVIAVGKACVDAGADALSLVNTFKALAIDIHQRRPVFEHITAGLSGPAIKPIALRMVWELCGALSVPVIGLGGIASPEDALEFLLAGARAIQVGTAIFSRPPVLHEIIEGIREYMGHHDFTRIEQLSIRPNYA; from the coding sequence ATGAATAAACACGACATACCGTCCCCTGGCGGAAACCATTCGTCTCCGGTACCGGATCTCTCGGTAGATATTGCAGGGGTCCGACTGAAAAACCCCGTAATTGCCGCCAGTGGCACCTTTGGGTACGGCCGGGAATACCAGGACCTTATCGACGTAGCAGAACTGGGGGCCATCTGTACCAAGGGGCTTACGCTTCACCCCCGGCCAGGAAACCGGGGGATTCGCCTTCAAGAAACGGCGGCGGGGCTCATCAATTCTATTGGGCTTGAAAATCCCGGCATCCCCGCCTTTATCGAAAAGGAACTTCCCCAATTGCGACGGCTCGGACCTGCGGTAATTGCAAACCTTTCCGGTTCTTCTATTGAAGAGTATGTGGAAGGGGCCCGACTCCTTTCGGCCAGTGATATCGACATGATCGAACTCAATATCTCCTGTCCCAATGTAAAGGCCGGAGGCATGGCCTTCGGCCTTTGTCCCCCCGATGCGGCGGCGGTGACCGCCGCGGTTCGTCAGGTCTGCACCAAACCCCTCATGGTCAAGCTTTCTCCGAATGCCCCGGATGTGATTGCCGTAGGCAAGGCCTGTGTCGATGCCGGAGCCGATGCACTATCTCTGGTGAACACCTTTAAGGCCCTGGCGATTGATATACACCAACGGCGGCCGGTTTTCGAACATATCACGGCGGGTCTGTCGGGCCCTGCCATTAAACCGATCGCCCTCCGCATGGTCTGGGAACTTTGTGGGGCCCTATCGGTGCCGGTAATCGGCCTCGGCGGCATTGCCAGTCCCGAAGATGCCCTGGAATTTCTCCTTGCCGGAGCCCGGGCAATCCAGGTGGGAACCGCCATTTTTTCACGGCCGCCGGTACTCCATGAGATTATCGAAGGGATACGGGAATATATGGGCCACCATGACTTCACCCGGATTGAGCAACTTTCTATTCGACCTAATTATGCATAA